One segment of Mycolicibacterium baixiangningiae DNA contains the following:
- a CDS encoding alpha/beta hydrolase, producing MTVSVEDIDRWNSGDVREVFHATRSRAEAASEAANGIAELPAFGTWGGQASESARDAINETRRDLNAHGEEALAVAQAASKAADDVDKVKADLANLRAEAEGAGMAIDPISNTVEAGPGSAGVPPMEVLLKQVELQPKLDAILAEAAQADQELSRAIAMATGQAPIPDTPHTNDPAIQEALGKPLPDDPEQFNELWDKLDQEEKDYLYARDHSIGNHPGMPFVDRSHYNKLHLTELQQANQAEIDRLALEHPEWTDGRSNVPNPSPPGFRDFKTQWDNAQRERQGYEQVQKSLDSPDGLPRYLGFIDDQGHAAVSINDPDTAKRNGTFVPGTGQDLTRLEFSTEKSEAMLQATLNADRNLRPDDVSMTTWMGYDRPMNVITDAPSTSYAHNGAQALDDFQAGMRASHDDVAAGGASTNTVIGHSYGATLVGAAGMDGHHLDANNVVSVGGPGMLADNAGQLSLPDGAQVYASRAENDVIGIATYATLGPDPMGSSFGAVPFEAAAGPTSNFGVDAHSSYWSPDNPALLNMGRIIAGKPEGLTPPTFTP from the coding sequence GTGACCGTCTCCGTCGAAGACATCGATCGCTGGAACTCCGGCGATGTCCGCGAAGTTTTTCACGCCACGCGAAGCCGTGCCGAAGCCGCTTCCGAAGCCGCGAACGGTATCGCAGAATTGCCGGCGTTCGGGACATGGGGTGGTCAGGCGTCGGAGTCCGCGAGGGATGCGATTAACGAAACGCGGCGGGACCTCAATGCTCATGGTGAGGAAGCGCTGGCCGTCGCACAGGCCGCGAGCAAGGCCGCGGACGATGTTGACAAAGTGAAGGCGGATCTAGCCAACCTGCGGGCGGAGGCCGAAGGCGCCGGCATGGCAATCGACCCGATCAGCAACACCGTAGAGGCGGGACCAGGGTCAGCCGGCGTACCGCCGATGGAGGTGCTCCTCAAACAAGTGGAGCTTCAGCCCAAGCTCGACGCCATCCTCGCGGAAGCCGCCCAGGCAGACCAGGAACTGTCGCGGGCCATCGCCATGGCCACTGGCCAGGCGCCGATCCCCGACACCCCCCACACGAACGACCCGGCAATCCAGGAGGCACTAGGCAAGCCCTTGCCGGATGACCCGGAGCAGTTCAATGAGTTGTGGGACAAGCTGGATCAAGAGGAGAAGGATTACCTCTACGCCAGAGACCACAGCATCGGCAACCACCCTGGCATGCCATTCGTCGACCGGAGCCACTACAACAAGCTGCACCTCACGGAGCTACAGCAAGCCAACCAAGCTGAAATCGACCGTCTTGCACTAGAACATCCTGAGTGGACCGACGGGCGATCGAATGTACCGAATCCGAGTCCGCCGGGATTCAGAGACTTCAAGACGCAGTGGGACAACGCGCAGCGCGAGCGGCAAGGATACGAACAAGTGCAGAAGTCGCTCGACTCACCCGACGGCCTCCCTCGCTACCTCGGGTTTATCGACGACCAGGGTCACGCCGCAGTGTCCATCAACGATCCTGACACCGCTAAGCGGAATGGAACGTTCGTGCCCGGCACCGGGCAAGACCTCACCCGCCTTGAGTTCAGCACGGAGAAATCAGAAGCGATGCTGCAAGCGACCTTGAATGCGGACCGGAACCTTCGCCCCGATGATGTGTCCATGACGACGTGGATGGGCTACGACCGGCCGATGAACGTCATCACTGACGCGCCGTCGACGAGCTATGCGCACAATGGTGCTCAGGCTCTCGACGACTTCCAAGCCGGCATGCGAGCCTCGCACGACGACGTCGCGGCGGGCGGCGCGTCGACCAACACGGTTATCGGCCACAGCTACGGCGCGACTCTGGTCGGCGCCGCGGGGATGGACGGCCACCATCTGGATGCCAACAACGTTGTGTCGGTGGGCGGGCCAGGCATGTTGGCCGACAACGCCGGGCAGCTCAGCCTTCCCGACGGCGCCCAGGTATACGCATCGCGCGCGGAGAACGACGTCATCGGGATCGCTACCTACGCCACGCTCGGACCGGACCCAATGGGCAGCAGCTTCGGCGCAGTCCCATTCGAAGCAGCAGCCGGGCCAACAAGCAACTTCGGGGTCGACGCACACAGCAGCTATTGGAGTCCTGACAACCCCGCCCTTCTCAACATGGGCCGGATCATCGCCGGAAAGCCTGAGGGCCTTACGCCACCTACCTTCACGCCATGA
- a CDS encoding WXG100 family type VII secretion target → MPEQVRVTPEDLHVSAATLDTHADNVQSKHLAADARIDSAQPGLPANSAAATEAAMSKWQADTSKLFGRMIDHADGLRTGAAAYQNVDLDSASNVRDAASELDLGL, encoded by the coding sequence GTGCCCGAACAGGTCAGAGTTACGCCGGAAGACCTGCATGTCTCCGCAGCTACGCTCGACACCCATGCTGACAACGTGCAGTCCAAACACCTCGCGGCGGACGCCCGGATAGATTCCGCGCAGCCCGGTCTACCTGCGAATTCAGCCGCGGCTACAGAAGCGGCGATGTCAAAGTGGCAAGCCGATACGTCGAAGCTATTCGGACGAATGATCGATCACGCGGACGGCTTGCGGACGGGGGCGGCGGCCTATCAGAACGTCGACCTCGACTCCGCCTCAAACGTTCGAGACGCGGCCAGCGAACTCGACCTCGGTCTCTAG
- a CDS encoding YbhB/YbcL family Raf kinase inhibitor-like protein: MAFPYNPYEFLPELPSFTLTSESVTDGQPLANDQVSGLMGAGGSDVSPQLSWSGFPEETRSFAVTVYDPDAPTGSGFWHWAVFNLPATVTELPAGVGDGSAKGFPGDAVTLANDAGMKRFVGAAPPPGHGPHRYFIVVHAVDVEKLDIPEDATPAYLGFNLFSHAIARAIIHGTYEQ, from the coding sequence ATGGCTTTTCCGTACAACCCCTACGAGTTCCTCCCCGAACTGCCCTCGTTCACGCTGACCTCCGAGTCGGTGACCGACGGGCAGCCGCTGGCCAACGATCAGGTGAGCGGGCTGATGGGGGCCGGCGGCTCCGACGTGTCGCCGCAGCTGTCGTGGTCGGGCTTCCCCGAGGAGACGCGCAGCTTCGCCGTCACCGTCTACGACCCCGATGCGCCCACCGGGTCCGGCTTCTGGCACTGGGCGGTCTTCAACCTGCCCGCCACCGTCACCGAACTGCCCGCGGGTGTGGGTGACGGCAGCGCGAAGGGCTTCCCGGGTGATGCGGTGACGCTGGCGAACGACGCCGGGATGAAGCGCTTCGTCGGCGCCGCCCCGCCGCCCGGACACGGGCCGCACCGCTACTTCATCGTCGTGCACGCCGTCGACGTCGAGAAGCTGGACATCCCCGAGGACGCCACCCCGGCCTACCTCGGGTTCAACCTCTTCAGCCACGCCATCGCCCGCGCGATCATCCACGGGACTTACGAGCAGTAG
- a CDS encoding GntR family transcriptional regulator: protein MLALAHAHTALRRLADELTARGEARLPTERALAERLGTSRTTVRKALELLESDGTIERVRGRAGGAYLTGVPARDVSPQAAQPYCHSRSVLRSLNTVKGIPEILHEQGFAGGTSVIRAGWVSSRPDVASALRLSPGEQVVSLLRLRHADGDTLSLEQMYLLPELAGVLSTPMSSLYRTLRTQFGLQICVADESIEVAAVPAAEAALLGRTAGSPVLKVLRTGYDQHDRAVEYSIDLFRADRTRLHVRSQSQISARPI from the coding sequence ATGCTTGCGCTGGCACACGCGCACACCGCGCTCCGGCGACTCGCCGACGAGCTGACCGCCAGGGGCGAAGCCAGGCTGCCCACCGAGCGGGCGCTGGCCGAGCGTCTGGGCACCTCGCGTACGACGGTACGCAAAGCACTCGAGCTGCTCGAGTCCGACGGCACGATCGAGCGGGTCCGGGGCCGCGCGGGCGGCGCTTACCTCACCGGGGTGCCCGCACGGGACGTGTCACCGCAGGCAGCCCAGCCGTACTGCCACAGCCGCAGCGTGCTGCGCAGCCTCAACACGGTCAAGGGGATCCCCGAGATCCTGCACGAGCAGGGCTTCGCCGGCGGCACGTCGGTGATCCGCGCGGGATGGGTGTCGTCCCGCCCGGATGTCGCATCAGCGCTGCGGCTGTCCCCCGGTGAGCAGGTGGTCTCCCTGCTGAGGCTGCGCCACGCCGACGGGGACACCCTGTCGCTGGAACAGATGTATCTGCTCCCCGAGCTGGCCGGCGTGCTGAGCACCCCTATGAGCTCCCTCTACCGCACGCTGCGCACCCAGTTCGGACTGCAGATCTGCGTGGCCGACGAGTCCATCGAGGTGGCGGCGGTGCCGGCGGCCGAGGCCGCCCTGCTCGGCCGGACCGCCGGGAGCCCCGTGCTGAAGGTGCTGCGCACGGGCTACGACCAGCACGACCGCGCGGTCGAGTACTCGATCGACCTGTTCCGCGCCGACCGCACGCGCCTGCACGTGCGGTCGCAGTCGCAGATCAGCGCCCGTCCGATCTAG
- a CDS encoding inositol monophosphatase family protein yields MTDTRTERVRLGLAMAEEAGRMSRRYFDTRGLDVEVKADGSPVTRADREIELALRDAVATRFPGDGFSGEEYPDTDGDSGYRWIVDPIDGTKSFVRGVPLYANLVALQQGDEIVFGVINLPGADVVVHAERGHGCWRNGVRVHVSDRPALDGAYVMATWLEDWDAGVIGDLHSQGVVLRTWGDAFGYAMVACGHADGVVDYRAHAFDLAPMPVIIEEAGGRFTSLDGRRVIDAGNGIATNGLIHDALLPWVAPAHTNHERGIRV; encoded by the coding sequence GTGACCGACACCCGCACCGAGCGCGTCCGGCTGGGCCTGGCCATGGCCGAGGAGGCGGGCCGGATGTCGCGCCGTTACTTCGACACCCGCGGTCTGGACGTCGAGGTGAAGGCCGACGGATCACCGGTCACCCGGGCCGACCGCGAGATCGAGCTCGCCCTGCGCGACGCCGTCGCCACCCGGTTCCCCGGCGACGGGTTCTCCGGTGAGGAGTACCCCGATACCGATGGCGACAGCGGCTACCGGTGGATCGTCGACCCGATCGACGGTACGAAGTCCTTCGTTCGCGGTGTGCCGCTGTATGCGAATCTCGTTGCCCTGCAACAGGGTGACGAGATCGTCTTCGGGGTCATCAACCTGCCCGGCGCGGATGTGGTCGTGCACGCCGAGCGCGGCCACGGCTGCTGGCGCAACGGAGTGCGGGTGCATGTGTCGGACCGGCCTGCCCTCGACGGTGCGTACGTGATGGCGACTTGGCTCGAAGACTGGGACGCCGGTGTCATCGGCGACCTGCACAGCCAAGGCGTGGTGCTGCGTACCTGGGGTGACGCGTTCGGTTATGCGATGGTCGCCTGCGGCCATGCCGACGGGGTCGTCGACTACCGCGCGCACGCCTTCGATCTGGCGCCGATGCCGGTGATCATCGAGGAAGCCGGGGGCCGCTTCACCAGTCTCGACGGACGTCGCGTCATCGACGCGGGCAACGGAATCGCCACCAACGGGTTGATCCACGACGCGCTGCTGCCGTGGGTCGCGCCCGCACACACCAACCACGAGCGAGGGATTCGAGTATGA
- a CDS encoding sodium:solute symporter family protein, producing MLGMLAAFYAVVVAILYVTQQKTAPTFDEYAVGGRRYGPWYVAMSYVNSWWPGSTFIAFFGLAAGAGVFGLYGLAYSTLGVAMMYFMATRAWRWGKRYDLRSQPDLLGKRFNSPAVKVVASVIGIVSLFPWVVLGMQALGTVFELASDGAWSVTTCLLVGLAVIVIRQYWTVRMGMRGLIMTDAFQGTVAYVFAAVVCLILLSGVAGGPVSFAALGDVADKYLVLPGDGDAYGPLYIFALIFTGVVGSLCWPTSFQRIYTASSVRSVKSGTLCTVLISGVFYTLLMLVGIAGTGMAGVADNPQAGWFTIMSDYGGTWLLGLGVTIVFAASMGHIDGSVQVCGLQIANDLVNTEKRPLSDKQLTYVAKTSMMVFMVLAGVVAYATFSMTRLQLLAQISYQGVVQLAVPLFLGIFWRGGNKQGAVAGMVSGFVVAMVLTWIYPDDIRALGSLTGGIVGILVNLAVYLGAALLIRPDDTEKARVEAMFEAAKTTVRGAAPVDESLDDQLHDMAKESRERAAAADGTV from the coding sequence ATGCTCGGTATGCTCGCGGCGTTCTACGCCGTGGTCGTCGCCATTCTCTATGTCACTCAACAGAAGACCGCGCCCACCTTCGACGAGTACGCGGTCGGTGGGCGGCGGTACGGCCCGTGGTATGTCGCGATGAGCTACGTCAACTCGTGGTGGCCCGGCTCCACCTTCATCGCGTTCTTCGGATTGGCCGCGGGCGCAGGGGTTTTCGGCCTGTACGGGCTGGCCTACTCGACTCTCGGTGTGGCGATGATGTACTTCATGGCCACCCGCGCATGGCGGTGGGGCAAGCGTTACGATCTGCGCTCGCAGCCCGACCTGCTGGGCAAGCGGTTCAACTCACCCGCGGTCAAGGTGGTCGCCAGCGTCATCGGCATCGTCTCCCTGTTCCCCTGGGTGGTGCTCGGGATGCAGGCGTTGGGCACGGTATTCGAGCTGGCCAGCGACGGCGCCTGGTCGGTGACGACCTGTCTGCTCGTCGGTCTGGCGGTGATCGTCATCCGCCAGTACTGGACCGTGCGGATGGGTATGCGCGGGCTGATCATGACCGACGCGTTCCAAGGCACGGTGGCCTACGTGTTCGCGGCGGTCGTGTGCCTGATCCTGCTCTCCGGGGTGGCCGGCGGGCCGGTCAGCTTCGCCGCACTCGGTGACGTCGCGGACAAGTACCTGGTGCTCCCCGGCGACGGCGACGCGTACGGACCGCTGTATATCTTCGCCCTGATCTTCACCGGTGTGGTCGGGTCGCTGTGCTGGCCCACCAGTTTTCAGCGCATCTACACCGCCTCGAGCGTGCGGTCGGTGAAATCCGGAACCTTGTGCACCGTGCTGATCTCCGGCGTTTTCTACACCCTGCTCATGCTGGTCGGCATCGCCGGGACCGGGATGGCGGGCGTCGCGGACAACCCGCAGGCCGGCTGGTTCACCATCATGAGCGACTACGGCGGCACGTGGCTGCTGGGCCTCGGCGTCACGATCGTGTTCGCCGCCTCCATGGGCCACATCGACGGCAGCGTGCAGGTCTGCGGTCTGCAGATCGCGAACGACCTGGTCAACACCGAGAAGCGGCCGCTGTCGGACAAGCAGCTCACCTACGTGGCGAAGACGTCGATGATGGTGTTCATGGTGCTGGCCGGCGTCGTCGCCTATGCCACGTTCAGCATGACCCGCCTGCAGTTGCTCGCCCAGATCTCCTATCAGGGTGTCGTGCAGCTGGCGGTGCCGCTGTTCCTCGGCATCTTCTGGCGCGGCGGCAACAAGCAGGGTGCGGTGGCCGGGATGGTCTCCGGCTTCGTCGTCGCCATGGTGCTGACGTGGATCTACCCCGACGACATCCGCGCGCTGGGCAGCCTCACCGGCGGGATCGTCGGTATCCTCGTCAACCTCGCGGTGTACCTCGGTGCCGCCCTGCTCATCCGACCCGACGACACCGAGAAGGCCAGGGTGGAGGCGATGTTCGAGGCCGCCAAGACCACGGTGCGCGGCGCCGCACCGGTTGACGAATCGCTCGACGATCAGCTGCACGACATGGCCAAGGAGTCCCGGGAGCGGGCCGCTGCGGCGGACGGGACGGTGTGA
- a CDS encoding M20 family metallo-hydrolase has protein sequence MTADLDAAAFLADFAELSAIGATPSGGVDREAATAADGQAREWLRGWFDRHGLTTRVDAVGNMFGCAEFDCAESDTDAPYVLIGSHLDSQPTSGRFDGAYGVLAGAYAAAAVAADPPVGPRFNVAAVNWFNEEGSRFSPSLMGSAVYTGKRSAAEVLDTVGLDGVTVRDALSAIGFQGSDDAPKAGAFVEIHIEQGRTLVDEGFDIGVVTENWTAYKYAVTVLGDQSHTGATHMRYRHDALVGASEVVLAVRAVADQFGPDTVLGSVGHFVVEPNSPVVVPSRVRLAADLRSLDADVLERAHLSLLDRWAGISDGGEVVVRVDSAALRPAGGYHPAGIALAGEAADGLGLRWRTLPTMAGHDSVNLRDTVPTVMLFVPSVDGISHNEREYTTDEQMVAGLRMLTATARATVGGALEAASLT, from the coding sequence ATGACGGCGGACCTCGACGCGGCGGCGTTCCTGGCCGACTTCGCCGAGCTGTCGGCGATCGGGGCCACCCCGAGCGGCGGTGTCGACCGGGAAGCCGCCACCGCCGCCGACGGACAGGCGCGCGAGTGGCTGCGCGGCTGGTTCGACCGGCACGGCCTGACCACCCGGGTCGACGCGGTCGGAAACATGTTCGGCTGTGCGGAGTTCGACTGCGCGGAATCGGACACCGACGCCCCCTACGTGCTGATCGGATCGCACCTGGACAGCCAGCCCACCTCGGGCCGGTTCGACGGCGCCTACGGTGTCCTGGCCGGGGCGTACGCCGCCGCGGCGGTGGCCGCCGACCCGCCGGTCGGTCCCCGTTTCAACGTGGCGGCGGTCAACTGGTTCAACGAGGAAGGCTCGCGGTTCTCCCCGAGCCTGATGGGCAGCGCCGTCTACACCGGCAAACGCAGCGCCGCCGAGGTGCTCGACACCGTGGGCCTCGACGGTGTCACCGTGCGGGACGCGCTGTCCGCCATCGGGTTCCAGGGATCCGACGACGCGCCGAAGGCCGGCGCGTTCGTCGAGATCCACATCGAACAGGGCCGCACCCTGGTCGACGAGGGGTTCGACATCGGCGTCGTCACCGAGAACTGGACGGCCTACAAGTACGCGGTGACCGTGCTCGGTGACCAGTCCCACACCGGGGCCACCCACATGCGCTACCGCCACGACGCGCTCGTCGGCGCCAGCGAGGTGGTGCTGGCGGTGCGGGCCGTGGCCGACCAGTTCGGCCCCGACACCGTGCTCGGTTCCGTCGGGCATTTCGTGGTCGAACCGAATTCGCCGGTGGTCGTGCCGTCGCGGGTGCGGCTGGCCGCCGACCTGCGTTCGCTCGACGCCGATGTGCTGGAGCGGGCGCACCTCTCGCTGCTCGACCGGTGGGCCGGCATCTCCGACGGCGGTGAGGTCGTGGTGCGGGTGGACTCGGCGGCGCTGCGGCCCGCGGGCGGCTATCACCCCGCCGGTATCGCGCTGGCCGGGGAGGCCGCCGATGGGCTGGGACTGCGGTGGCGGACGCTGCCGACGATGGCCGGCCACGACTCGGTGAACCTGCGCGACACGGTCCCCACGGTGATGTTGTTCGTCCCCAGCGTCGACGGCATCTCGCACAACGAGCGCGAATACACCACCGACGAGCAGATGGTGGCGGGCCTGCGGATGCTCACCGCGACCGCCCGCGCGACGGTCGGCGGCGCACTCGAGGCGGCCAGTCTCACGTGA
- a CDS encoding amidase, with translation MSEELLDTPAEALRSAYRTGEVTPQDILEHTLDRINRTNPVINALAFVAVESARDAARASGERWAAGTPRSPLDGLPVTIKDSVHATGMPWRHGCAANRHLPDSTGDAPPAARLKEAGAVIVGKTTMPDFGMMAAGVSSLYGITRNPWDPSRNTGGSSSGAGASLAAGIGFSAVGSDIAGSVRLPAGHCGLVALKPTQGRIPHLAPSTVRSAGPMARTADDVMDLYDVLSRPDDRDLWSLAPEVGAMVREPLLPNGLRIGVLTELGYGAEVADDVRAVLGDAADALRDGGATVSTMAPVFTEDAHRPLDRMFQVRALAELHSIPSDRHHLVHPAIRQWCAPAGQLSATDLARDTDAVARSAERMRSACAAYDFVIAPVIPVVGFAADACGVDPAKPLGHCGFTAWFNQTAQPASALCFGRSDGMPVGIQVIGPRFADRDVLRLTKWLEARRPFTLDWPVTAAQTAGGRP, from the coding sequence GTGAGCGAGGAGTTGCTCGACACTCCTGCCGAGGCACTGCGGTCGGCCTATCGCACAGGCGAAGTGACACCGCAGGACATCCTCGAACACACCCTGGACCGCATCAACAGGACCAACCCGGTGATCAACGCGCTGGCGTTCGTCGCGGTCGAGTCGGCGCGGGATGCGGCGCGCGCCTCGGGCGAGCGCTGGGCGGCAGGCACGCCCCGCTCCCCGCTGGACGGCCTCCCGGTGACCATCAAGGACAGTGTGCACGCCACGGGCATGCCGTGGCGCCATGGCTGCGCCGCGAATCGCCACCTCCCGGATTCCACCGGCGACGCGCCGCCGGCCGCGCGGCTGAAAGAGGCGGGCGCCGTCATCGTCGGCAAGACCACGATGCCCGATTTCGGCATGATGGCCGCCGGGGTGAGCTCGCTGTACGGCATCACCCGCAATCCGTGGGATCCGTCGCGCAACACCGGCGGGTCGAGCTCGGGCGCGGGTGCGAGCCTGGCCGCCGGTATCGGGTTCTCCGCGGTCGGGTCGGACATCGCGGGTTCGGTGCGGTTACCTGCGGGCCACTGCGGTCTGGTGGCGCTCAAACCGACCCAGGGCCGCATCCCGCACCTCGCGCCGTCCACCGTGCGTTCCGCCGGACCGATGGCACGCACGGCCGACGACGTCATGGACCTCTACGACGTGCTGAGCCGGCCTGATGACCGCGACCTCTGGAGCCTCGCCCCCGAGGTCGGAGCGATGGTGCGGGAACCGTTGCTTCCGAACGGATTACGCATCGGAGTGCTCACTGAGTTGGGATACGGCGCGGAGGTGGCCGACGACGTGCGGGCCGTCCTCGGCGACGCCGCCGATGCGTTGCGCGACGGCGGCGCGACCGTCTCCACCATGGCGCCGGTGTTCACCGAGGACGCCCACCGGCCGCTGGACCGGATGTTCCAGGTCCGCGCGCTGGCCGAACTGCACAGCATCCCGTCCGATCGCCACCACCTGGTGCACCCGGCGATCCGGCAGTGGTGCGCACCCGCCGGGCAGTTGTCCGCGACCGATCTCGCGCGCGACACCGACGCCGTCGCGCGCTCTGCTGAACGGATGCGCAGCGCCTGCGCCGCCTACGATTTCGTCATCGCGCCCGTCATCCCGGTTGTCGGGTTCGCCGCCGACGCGTGCGGAGTGGACCCCGCGAAGCCGCTGGGGCACTGCGGGTTCACCGCGTGGTTCAACCAGACTGCACAGCCCGCGTCGGCGCTGTGTTTCGGCCGCAGCGACGGGATGCCGGTGGGAATCCAGGTGATCGGCCCCCGATTCGCCGACCGCGACGTGCTGCGACTCACCAAGTGGCTCGAAGCCCGCCGGCCGTTCACCCTCGACTGGCCGGTGACCGCGGCCCAGACAGCAGGAGGCCGACCATGA
- a CDS encoding phosphotransferase: MTTVTEPPVAARLRALGLFSGTDITADPTPVMASPSWWGADSEGFDVRAGAQRVFVKAMASHVGAYVDITQAFAAATEAGERGVGPRVFAADAAASLLVQENFVEDAHTATLDVFDDDTRLAELIALRAQVRDFTAITRRATVFDDIRTLSALAAARSVPTPTDFAWMCRLLDMAEKRIMATGFDTVPAHGDGNVSNVLLPADGRMLLVDWDVAAVMDPLQDIGVLLAEVRPFDSEGRAAFEMAWGSFDQALFDRARVYGVADCVRWGLIGAYADTARPGTLEYSKFSDWQFVRARAWLTDVHFHDRLGNL, translated from the coding sequence ATGACCACTGTGACCGAACCACCGGTGGCTGCGCGATTGCGGGCGCTGGGGTTGTTCTCCGGCACCGACATCACCGCCGACCCCACCCCGGTGATGGCCAGCCCCAGCTGGTGGGGTGCGGACTCCGAAGGCTTCGACGTGCGTGCCGGTGCACAGCGGGTGTTCGTCAAGGCCATGGCGTCCCACGTCGGCGCGTACGTGGACATCACCCAGGCCTTCGCCGCGGCGACCGAAGCCGGTGAGCGTGGGGTGGGGCCGCGGGTGTTCGCCGCCGACGCGGCGGCGTCACTCCTGGTGCAGGAGAACTTCGTCGAGGACGCACACACGGCGACGCTGGACGTGTTCGACGACGACACCCGGCTCGCAGAGCTGATCGCGCTGCGCGCGCAGGTGCGCGATTTCACCGCCATCACCCGTCGGGCCACGGTGTTCGACGACATCCGGACCCTGTCGGCCTTGGCCGCCGCGCGGTCGGTGCCGACGCCCACCGACTTCGCGTGGATGTGCCGCCTGCTGGACATGGCCGAGAAGCGAATCATGGCAACGGGTTTCGACACGGTACCGGCGCACGGTGACGGCAACGTCTCGAACGTCCTGCTGCCCGCTGACGGCCGCATGCTCCTTGTCGACTGGGATGTCGCGGCGGTGATGGACCCGCTGCAGGACATCGGGGTGCTGCTGGCCGAGGTGCGTCCCTTCGACTCGGAAGGGCGCGCCGCGTTCGAAATGGCCTGGGGCAGCTTCGATCAGGCGCTGTTCGACCGCGCCCGGGTGTACGGCGTCGCCGACTGTGTGCGCTGGGGGTTGATCGGTGCCTACGCCGACACCGCCCGCCCCGGCACCCTGGAGTACTCGAAGTTCTCGGACTGGCAGTTCGTGCGGGCCCGGGCCTGGCTGACCGACGTGCACTTCCACGACCGATTGGGAAACCTGTGA
- a CDS encoding choline/ethanolamine kinase family protein: protein MTAPDDTGNRALGSARTAAERRVEEVLAQITRWQGSDVHYAPVLGGLQNSNWRITVDGADKRYFLKIPGDGSDAFIDRDLANEAARRAGERGIGAEVVHFDPDSGVEVIEFLEGYRACTNGDFKDPGIPRRIIEIYRALHDGSLLSGTKTMFDMIDEHLDQATEIGVRLPADAELILGEYRVVKAALLASGLDLVACHNDPMPGNFLVAEGQPMRMVDYEFASNNERAYELALLITEMFYGEEQMLELVEDFYGRADFATLARVQVCGALADVKWGLWACVNQQLNNSWDFDYHKYGYWKLMRARMKMADPRWAFWVNAL, encoded by the coding sequence GTGACCGCCCCCGACGACACCGGCAACCGGGCGCTCGGCTCCGCCCGTACCGCGGCCGAACGGCGGGTCGAGGAGGTGCTCGCGCAGATCACGCGGTGGCAGGGCAGCGACGTGCACTACGCCCCGGTGCTCGGTGGTCTGCAGAACAGCAACTGGCGCATCACCGTCGACGGTGCGGACAAGCGCTACTTCCTCAAGATCCCCGGCGACGGGTCCGATGCGTTCATCGACCGCGACCTGGCCAACGAGGCCGCCCGGCGCGCGGGGGAACGGGGCATCGGTGCGGAGGTGGTCCACTTCGATCCGGACAGCGGGGTCGAGGTCATCGAATTCCTCGAGGGCTACCGCGCCTGCACCAACGGCGATTTCAAGGACCCCGGCATCCCGCGCCGGATCATCGAGATCTACCGGGCGCTGCACGACGGTTCGCTGTTGAGCGGGACCAAGACGATGTTCGACATGATCGACGAGCATCTGGACCAGGCGACCGAGATCGGCGTGCGCCTGCCCGCGGACGCAGAGTTGATACTCGGCGAGTACCGGGTGGTCAAGGCGGCGCTGCTGGCGTCCGGGCTGGATCTGGTGGCCTGCCACAACGATCCGATGCCCGGCAACTTCCTCGTCGCCGAGGGTCAACCGATGCGGATGGTTGACTACGAGTTCGCGTCGAACAACGAACGCGCCTACGAGCTCGCGCTGTTGATCACGGAGATGTTCTACGGCGAGGAGCAGATGCTCGAACTCGTGGAGGACTTCTACGGCAGGGCGGATTTCGCGACCCTGGCACGCGTTCAGGTGTGCGGCGCCCTGGCCGACGTGAAGTGGGGGCTGTGGGCCTGCGTGAACCAGCAGCTGAACAACAGCTGGGACTTCGATTACCACAAGTACGGCTACTGGAAGTTGATGCGGGCCCGGATGAAGATGGCCGACCCGCGCTGGGCGTTCTGGGTCAACGCGCTCTAG